The Chloroflexus aggregans DSM 9485 genome segment GTCAGCCCCCACGCGAGCCGGTCGCTAGCGGTATTGAGACCGGCGAAACTTTGCCGGCGATAGATCACCTTACCGGACCGATCACGGCCCACACCGGTGATAATCGCCGTTTGTGTCGGCATATGTTGTGCCATCCAAGGCAAATAGCGAGCGACGTTCGCGCCGGCTACTGCCGGCCACACCTCAGTTCCGCCGCGTTGACTAAGATCGCGCATAACACACATTCCTCTTGGGAAACGGTTGAAACCTACGACGCAATTCCCAAGGCAGTCAAGATAAAAGCATACTCCCACGCAAACTCGGTGAGGCGGGCAAAGCGCCCAGAATGGCCACTATGACCGGCCTGCATATTGGTGCGCAACAGTAACATCGTATCATTAGTTTTAACAGTACGCAGCTTAGCCACCCATTTGGCCGGATCCCAGTACGGCACTTGCAAATCGTGGAGACCGGCAGTCGCCAGAATGTGCGGGTACGGACCCGGCTTCACGTTCAGATAGGGATCGTATGAACGCATCACCCGATATTCAGCTTCGATAGCCGGATTACCCCACTGTTCCCATTCGGTGACGGTGAGCGGCAGATCGGGTTTGAGCATCGCGATAATCACGTTGGTAAACGGTACCCCGGCGACCACCGCCTGAAAGAGATCGGGACGAGCATTAACGACGGCAGCCATCAGCAAACCACCGGCACTCCGCCCACTAATCGCCAATTGACGAGGTGAAGTGTATCCGGCAGCGATCAGGTGTTCGGCGCAGGCAATAAAGTCACTGAACGTATTGGGCTTATGCAGCATACGCCCCTGCTCATACCACCGTCGCCCTAGTTCTTGACCGCCGCGAATATGGGCAATTGCCACAACAAAGCCTCGATCGAGAAGGCTGAGGCGCTTACTATCGAATGATGGCTCATAACTGTAGCCATACGAGCCATACCCAACCAAAAGACAAGGCCCACCGTTACGCGGTCGATCACGCCGGTAAACGAGTGAAATAGGCACCCGTGCTCCATCTGGCGCCGTCGCAGTGAGCCGTTCGCTAACGTAGCGCGATGGATCGTAGCCAGACGGAATCTCCTCCTGCTTCACCACCTGCCATGAGCCGGTGCGCATATTGTATTCAACCACCGACGGCGGTGTGATGAGTGAACTGTAGCTCAGGCGTAACCGGTCAGTTGCGAACTCTTTGTTTTCATGCGGTCCACACGTGTAGACCGGTTCGGGGAACGAAACGTAACGCACCTGATCACCATCGGGAGTGCTGATCCGAATCTGGCGTAATCCATCGCGCCGCTCATAGACCACCAAATAGTCGGCGAAACAATCGAAATGGTCGATCAGCACATCAACCCGACCCGGCACGAGTTCGATCATTGCCGTCGGATCGGAGATCGGTGCGCGGATCAGGCGAAAATTCTCGGCACCGTCATTCGTGCGGATGTAGAAGTAATCGCCGTGATGATCGACAAAGTAGTCGATCTTGGGCCGTCGCGGATAGATCACCTGCCAGTCGGCAAATGGGGTGGCAGTTGAAACATAGTGTACTTCTGTCCCACCGTGACTATAACTCGTAAGGAGGAGATAGGCTCCCGAACGGGTACGGCGTAGGCTCAGACTAAACCGTTCATCGGTCTCTTCATAGATCAACGCATCGTCGGCAGGTGAGGTCCCCAGTACATGACGGTAGAGGCGATACGCCCGGTGAGCATCATCGAAGACGGTGTAGAAGAGGGTCCGGTCATCGGCCCACTGCACATCATTCACCCGCTCGATAGGCGTGTCGAGTAAGGCACCGGTCGTGAGATCTTTGATGAACAGCGTAAAGATAATTGAACCGGTGGTATCTAAGCCATAAGCCAGCAAGTGCTGGTTCGGTGATGGCTCATAAGCTCCTAACTGACAAAACGCATGCCCGATTGCTAATGTATTCAGATCAAGTACCACCTCTTCCAGTCCATCGTCGCCCTCGGTACGACACATCACCGGATACTCAGCACTGGCCTCAGTCCGCGAGTAGTAACGATACCGTCCCCGCGGCACCGCCACCGACCGATCCTCCTCTTTGATCCGGCCACGCATTTCAGCGTAGAGCTGTTCACGCAGCGGTGCAGCCGGTGCCATCACTGCTTCGGCATAGGTATTTTCGGCTTCGAGATAGGCAATGACTGCCGGATCATCACGATTCTCCAGCCACGCAAACTCATCAACGATCTCATCGCCGTGAAGCCGAAGTATCACCGGTTTGCGTTCGGCATGTGGCGGACGGACAGCCTCAACGCTCATAACGCCTCACTTTCGTTACTCGACCAGTAGCCAGCGGGCAATACGGGCAATCACATCATCAGAGGCATCTTCCAATACGTAGTGCCCGGCGTCATCAAGTCGGGTCACTTCTGCATCGGGAAACCGTTTGAGCCAGCCGGCCAAAAATCGGTCATCGAAACACCAATCTCGACCACCCCAGACGATACGCATTGGCTTGTCACGTAGACAGACCAACTCGCGGTCAATTGCATCGATCAGTGGCCATGTAGGATGCGCAGGGTGTAGTGGAATATCCTGCACAAACCGCGCAATGGCAATCCGATGAGCCGGTGTATCATAGGGCCACAGATAACCGGCACGAACCTCTGGCGGCAGCGGTCGTTCGACGGCCCATACGGTAGCAGCCAGCGCGAATGCGTTGAACCGGCGTACAGTCCATTCGCCAAACCGAGGCATTTTCGCTGCGGCAATCCGTAAGGGGATATGCGGTGAGAGAAACGCTGCCGTATTCAACACGACAATCCGTCGTACCAATTCGGGATGGCGTACAGCCCAGCCCATCCCAATTGCACCACCCCAATCGTGAACAACGAGATCGACCGGGCCGGTAGCAAGGTGGACAAGCAACTGTTCCAGATTGGCAATATGGTTGGCAAGACAATAGTGATAATTTTGCGGTTTATCCGATAAACCACAGCCGAGATGGTCGGGAGCGATGACCCGCCGCCGGTTATGGAGCGCGGTAATCAGACGGCGATAAAAGAACGACCATGTCGGGTTACCGTGCAACATAACGACCGGTGGGCCAACACCTTCATCAACGTAGCGGATCACACCAGACGGTGTCGTATACGCACTGATCTGAAATGGAAACAGGGTACGGATAGGCGAATGGACAAATGAAGCAGTCATCGGCATGCAAGAAATACTCCTCAATCCCCGTACAACTCTATCGTCTGCACCATCTGTGTCGCCTCATCTGCCGTTAACGGCAGACCGATCAGATAACCTTGTCCATACTGACAACCGACGGCTCGGATCCAATCGAGTTGACCTTGTGTTTCTACCCCTTCGGCTACCACCTCAAGATTAAGGTTATGGGCCAGATTAACGATCGTATTGACAATCGCCTGTGAATGTTGCTTGCTTTCAAGTTGGACAATAAAGTTTCGATCAATCTTGATCTGATCAATGGGTAACTGCACCAAATAGCTGAGTGACGAATACCCAACCCCAAAATCGTCAATCGCAATTTGGATACCCTGCTCGCGTAACCGATTTAAGAGTGCCGCCACATCATGACTGTATTCCATGAATGTACTCTCGGTCAATTCAAGTTTCAGGGCAGTTGGTGGTACCTGATACTGTGCAAGCAATTGCATAAGACGATCATACAGATTGGGCTGCATAACCTGTCGTGCCGACAGATTAACACTTACCGACAATGCAGCGGCGCGCGGATTCAGACGCCGCCATACCACCAGTTGCTGGCACACCTGTTCCAGAACCTGCCACCCGATACTATCATTCAAACCGGCCTCCTCGGCCACATGCAGAAAGGCAGCCGGCAACAAGATGCCACGTGTAGGATGCCGCCAACGGACTAAAGCTTCAAACCCTACCAATCGCCCGGAAGGCAGGTGAATGATCGGTTGATAATAGACGCAAAACTCGTGATTGGCAACGGCCCGTCGTAGTTCGTGTTCGAGGTCAAGCCGAATCTGCGCTGCTTCGCGCATTGCCGGCTCAAAGATACGGTACCGCCCTTTGCCGGCCATTTTAGCTTGATACATGGCAATATCGGCATCGCGGAGCATCTGAGACGGATCGGTGTAGTTGTTGGCACCAAACACGATCCCAATACTCACCGAGGTATGAAATAATCGGCCATCGATCTCAAACGGTAGGCTCACCTGCCGTAAGATACGTTCGACAATCCGTATGGCATCGGTAGGTGATGCAATATCATCGAGCAGAATCACAAATTCATCACCACCTAACCTTGCACAGGTATCGACAGTGCGTAAACAACTACTCAACCGTGAAGCAATGGCGACCAAAAGGCGATCACCGAGCGGATGACCAAAGCTATCGTTGATGAACTTGAAATGATCGAGATCGAGAAAGAGAAGGGCAAATTGATAATGAAGGTTGCGGTGGCTGCGTTTGATCGCCTGCAATAATCGATCGTTTAACAATAAGCGGTTAGGTAAGCCGGTCAGCGAGTCGTGCAACATACCGTGTTGTAAACGCAGCTCCATCAACTTCCGCTCGGTAATATCGCGGTAATTGACAATGACCCCCTGTACTGCCGGATCATCCAGCCAGTTTGAGGCGGTTGCTTCAATCCAGCGCCAGCCACCCTTGGCATGGCGAACACGAAAATCAGCCGTTACCGATGAGCCGGAGTGCTGGATAAGTTTGTTAAACAACTGACGTACCCGCTCACGATCGGTAGGATGGATGACGGCAAAACCGTTGATCGGCACCGCGAGCATTCCATCTACCGCATATCCGATCAGATGACGGGTCGAGGGGCTTGCATACCGGACGCGGCCGGCGCGATCAACGATCGATATTGCATCACTGCTCCGCTCGATCATCGCGCGAAAGAGCCGTTCACTTTGACGGAGCGCTTGCTCAGCTTGCCGGCGCTCAACCAGCAAACGACGTTCACGTAAAGCGCGTTCGATAATCCGCGGCAAATCGCGCAACGAATCCGGCGTTTTGACAATGTAATCAAGGGCACCGGCCTTGAGGGCAGCGACGGCAACCTGCTCATCGCCATAGCCGGTCATCAACACAACCGGCAGGGGAAGATCATCATTCGCGTGGGTGAGTAACTCATCACCGCGCCCATCGGACAATACCAGGTCACTCACTATCAGATCGAACGTCTGCTCGGCGAGAAGGCGTCGAGCCTCGGCTAACGACGACGCTAGTGTGAGGGCAATATGGCTCTGATCACACGAACGCTGCGCCAGTACGAGATGATCTGCGTTATCTTCGACCAATAAGACGTGAACGTTCACTGTTTGCACCTTCACATAGGCGACCAGGGTGATGATTCTAGCGGGCGTAACCTTATGGCATTGGTGGCGATAGCCGTTCGCGCAACGGCCAATTCCAACCCAACCAGTAATCACCGAGATCGTGCAGCATACGGGTGAATTGCTGAAAATCTACCGGCTTGACTAAATAGCTGTTTGCATAGTTCCGATATGCGGCAGACACATCGTGCTCAGCATATGAGGTAGATACCACCACAACCGGGATATGACGCATCTCGACGCTACTCTTAATCGCCTGCAAAACCTCAAGACCGTTCAGGCGCGGTAACTGGAGATCGAGAAGG includes the following:
- a CDS encoding putative bifunctional diguanylate cyclase/phosphodiesterase, encoding MNVHVLLVEDNADHLVLAQRSCDQSHIALTLASSLAEARRLLAEQTFDLIVSDLVLSDGRGDELLTHANDDLPLPVVLMTGYGDEQVAVAALKAGALDYIVKTPDSLRDLPRIIERALRERRLLVERRQAEQALRQSERLFRAMIERSSDAISIVDRAGRVRYASPSTRHLIGYAVDGMLAVPINGFAVIHPTDRERVRQLFNKLIQHSGSSVTADFRVRHAKGGWRWIEATASNWLDDPAVQGVIVNYRDITERKLMELRLQHGMLHDSLTGLPNRLLLNDRLLQAIKRSHRNLHYQFALLFLDLDHFKFINDSFGHPLGDRLLVAIASRLSSCLRTVDTCARLGGDEFVILLDDIASPTDAIRIVERILRQVSLPFEIDGRLFHTSVSIGIVFGANNYTDPSQMLRDADIAMYQAKMAGKGRYRIFEPAMREAAQIRLDLEHELRRAVANHEFCVYYQPIIHLPSGRLVGFEALVRWRHPTRGILLPAAFLHVAEEAGLNDSIGWQVLEQVCQQLVVWRRLNPRAAALSVSVNLSARQVMQPNLYDRLMQLLAQYQVPPTALKLELTESTFMEYSHDVAALLNRLREQGIQIAIDDFGVGYSSLSYLVQLPIDQIKIDRNFIVQLESKQHSQAIVNTIVNLAHNLNLEVVAEGVETQGQLDWIRAVGCQYGQGYLIGLPLTADEATQMVQTIELYGD
- a CDS encoding alpha/beta fold hydrolase; amino-acid sequence: MPMTASFVHSPIRTLFPFQISAYTTPSGVIRYVDEGVGPPVVMLHGNPTWSFFYRRLITALHNRRRVIAPDHLGCGLSDKPQNYHYCLANHIANLEQLLVHLATGPVDLVVHDWGGAIGMGWAVRHPELVRRIVVLNTAAFLSPHIPLRIAAAKMPRFGEWTVRRFNAFALAATVWAVERPLPPEVRAGYLWPYDTPAHRIAIARFVQDIPLHPAHPTWPLIDAIDRELVCLRDKPMRIVWGGRDWCFDDRFLAGWLKRFPDAEVTRLDDAGHYVLEDASDDVIARIARWLLVE
- a CDS encoding response regulator; the encoded protein is MNVHTEPLVILLVEDNPDHTELIIRALSDHQIPNRIIHVSDGEAALDYLWRRAQFADPATNPQPHVILLDLQLPRLNGLEVLQAIKSSVEMRHIPVVVVSTSYAEHDVSAAYRNYANSYLVKPVDFQQFTRMLHDLGDYWLGWNWPLRERLSPPMP
- a CDS encoding S9 family peptidase produces the protein MSVEAVRPPHAERKPVILRLHGDEIVDEFAWLENRDDPAVIAYLEAENTYAEAVMAPAAPLREQLYAEMRGRIKEEDRSVAVPRGRYRYYSRTEASAEYPVMCRTEGDDGLEEVVLDLNTLAIGHAFCQLGAYEPSPNQHLLAYGLDTTGSIIFTLFIKDLTTGALLDTPIERVNDVQWADDRTLFYTVFDDAHRAYRLYRHVLGTSPADDALIYEETDERFSLSLRRTRSGAYLLLTSYSHGGTEVHYVSTATPFADWQVIYPRRPKIDYFVDHHGDYFYIRTNDGAENFRLIRAPISDPTAMIELVPGRVDVLIDHFDCFADYLVVYERRDGLRQIRISTPDGDQVRYVSFPEPVYTCGPHENKEFATDRLRLSYSSLITPPSVVEYNMRTGSWQVVKQEEIPSGYDPSRYVSERLTATAPDGARVPISLVYRRDRPRNGGPCLLVGYGSYGYSYEPSFDSKRLSLLDRGFVVAIAHIRGGQELGRRWYEQGRMLHKPNTFSDFIACAEHLIAAGYTSPRQLAISGRSAGGLLMAAVVNARPDLFQAVVAGVPFTNVIIAMLKPDLPLTVTEWEQWGNPAIEAEYRVMRSYDPYLNVKPGPYPHILATAGLHDLQVPYWDPAKWVAKLRTVKTNDTMLLLRTNMQAGHSGHSGRFARLTEFAWEYAFILTALGIAS